The sequence CTCCCCGGGTGAGAACTGCAGGCCGGCCCAAAAGGACCCGAAATCGCCATAGCGCGCGCTGGCCTCGTCGAAGCGCATCTCGTAGACGAGCTTCTTGAAGACGAGCGGATCGTCGGCGTAGAGATCGACGCCCCACTCGAAATCGTCGAACCCGATCGAGCCGGAGATTACCTGGGTTACCCGGCCGTGATAGGAGCGGCCGACCACACCGTGCTCGCTCATCATCTTCGCGCGCGCTTCGAAGCCGAGAATGTACCAGTTCTGCACTTCGCCGCGCCGTTTGCTCATCGGGTAGAAGCACTGATAGCGCCGCGCGGGAATCTTCGCCCACAGGCGCGGGCCGATGTGAGGGTTCTCGGCTTGCTTGCGCACGAGTTCGTCGAAGCCGGCGATCCATTCCGGAGAGTGAGGGGCGAGCCCGCGGCCGCTGAGCTCGGCGTGAATTTTTCCGGTCGCGTCGTAGAGCCCGAGCTCGAGCACCGAGACGTACGAGCCCGCAGGCAGCAAGAATGCGCGCAGCTCGAGCTTATCGACGAGCGTCTGCGCGTAGGCGAGGCCGTCGAAGGTTCGTGCGTAGTGCGTGAGCATAAGATCGCCCTTGTGACCGACGATCTGGGTGAGCCCGACGTCGCC comes from Candidatus Cybelea sp. and encodes:
- the hemQ gene encoding hydrogen peroxide-dependent heme synthase, which translates into the protein MRDPNVPESLEGWWILHRMFAFDRRAWDALPEKRRNRYSGHAADLVDHLKGSDEGDVGLTQIVGHKGDLMLTHYARTFDGLAYAQTLVDKLELRAFLLPAGSYVSVLELGLYDATGKIHAELSGRGLAPHSPEWIAGFDELVRKQAENPHIGPRLWAKIPARRYQCFYPMSKRRGEVQNWYILGFEARAKMMSEHGVVGRSYHGRVTQVISGSIGFDDFEWGVDLYADDPLVFKKLVYEMRFDEASARYGDFGSFWAGLQFSPGELPAFLDGDAIPQFEVPEQ